The following DNA comes from Kitasatospora sp. NBC_01287.
GGCCGCGGCGGGGAAGAAGGCGCGGGCCTACTCGCTGGGCATGAAGCAGCGGCTCGGCCTGGCCGCCGCGCTGCTGCGGCCGCGCGAGCTGCTGGTGCTGGACGAGCCGACCAACGGCCTCGACCCGCAGGGCATGCGGGAGATCCGGGCACTGGTGCGCGAGGTCGCGGCGGAGGGCACCACCGTCTTCCTCTCCTCCCACCTGCTGGACGAGATCGAGCAGGTCTGCACGCACGCCGCCGTGATGTCCAAGGGCCGGCTGGTGGTGCAGGGCACGGTGGCCGAACTGGCCGCCCGGGCCCAAGGCCGGCTGGTGGTGCGGACGGCGGACACGGCGGCGGCGCTGGCCGTGCTGACCGAGCGCCGCCTGGCGGACCTGCGGGTCGGTGAGGGCCGGGTGGACGGCGAACTGGCCACCGTCGACGAGGAGTCGCTGCCCGAGCTGTGCGCCGCGCTGGTGGCGGCCGGGGTACGGGTGCGCGGTTTCAGCCTGGAGCGGGGCACGTTGGAGGACGCCTTCGTGGCGCTGACCGGGGAGGGCTTCGATGTCGCGGGCTGAGACGGCGGGCGCCGGCACGGCGGAAGCGGGAGCCGCGGCGGGAGCGGGAGCGGCGGCGGGGGTGGGAGCGGCGGCGGGGGTGGCGGTGGCGGACCCGGCCGCCGCCGGACCGCGGGCGCAGAGTCTCCCCGGGTTCCTCGCGCTCTTCCGCAGCGAGCTGACGCTGACCTTCCGCAGGCTGCGGACGCTCGCGCTGCTCGGCGTGCTGGCCGTGGTGCCGATCCTGATCGGCGTGGTGGTGCGGATCGAGACCGGCAACCTGCACGGCGACGGCGGACCGGCCTTCATCGCC
Coding sequences within:
- a CDS encoding ABC transporter ATP-binding protein, with the translated sequence MTQSPAAAAAGAVEGGRVAEAAAVPFDGPPVIRTQGLTKRFAGGQLAVDQLDLTVPRGSVFGFLGPNGSGKTTTIRMLMGLIAPTAGVATVLGAPMPQSAGSVLPRVGALIEGPALYGFLSGRDNLVRYDSADPTCDPRTREQRVAHALERVGLAAAAGKKARAYSLGMKQRLGLAAALLRPRELLVLDEPTNGLDPQGMREIRALVREVAAEGTTVFLSSHLLDEIEQVCTHAAVMSKGRLVVQGTVAELAARAQGRLVVRTADTAAALAVLTERRLADLRVGEGRVDGELATVDEESLPELCAALVAAGVRVRGFSLERGTLEDAFVALTGEGFDVAG